A DNA window from Streptococcus parapneumoniae contains the following coding sequences:
- a CDS encoding DUF3169 family protein encodes MEKKKKKKRGLLLFLMSIVLGGFLGMFVGMFKARAESHEIMLDVKVLIPWISAICLLIGFISLLLTFNFLKKSRKFHSLYQEEMDDDLNEAYYVQMYRNLEFGTIAFNSASVAILLALFISGSEVIVLDISHITLSLSFLGLVLVFNAQNYLFKTIAIVRQIGLVFFSTPKDILEHLDSYDEGERKANLEQSFRILFQLNNYVLPGLYFLIALFSLLTGEIQLLAFLLVGAIHIYINVMQLPMVKRYFK; translated from the coding sequence ATGGAAAAGAAAAAGAAAAAGAAACGTGGATTGTTATTATTTTTGATGTCTATTGTCTTGGGAGGTTTCTTGGGCATGTTTGTAGGGATGTTTAAGGCACGTGCCGAATCCCACGAAATTATGTTAGATGTGAAAGTCTTGATACCATGGATATCAGCTATTTGTTTACTGATAGGTTTCATTAGTCTTCTTTTGACGTTCAATTTCCTAAAGAAAAGCAGAAAATTTCACTCCTTGTATCAAGAGGAAATGGATGATGATCTGAATGAAGCCTATTATGTGCAGATGTATCGGAATCTCGAGTTTGGAACTATTGCTTTTAATAGTGCAAGCGTAGCGATTTTATTGGCTCTCTTCATTTCAGGAAGTGAAGTAATTGTACTCGATATAAGCCATATAACCTTATCCCTTTCCTTTTTGGGATTAGTGTTGGTTTTCAATGCTCAAAATTATCTTTTTAAGACTATTGCGATTGTTCGTCAGATTGGTTTGGTGTTTTTCTCTACACCAAAGGATATCTTGGAGCATTTAGATTCTTACGATGAAGGGGAGCGCAAGGCTAATTTGGAACAGAGTTTTCGGATTTTATTCCAATTAAATAACTATGTCTTGCCAGGTCTCTACTTTCTGATTGCTCTCTTTTCTTTACTGACAGGAGAGATTCAGTTACTAGCCTTCTTGCTTGTCGGAGCAATCCATATTTATATCAATGTGATGCAGTTACCTATGGTAAAACGCTATTTCAAATAA
- a CDS encoding transporter, which yields MKLLFRNQAYRLLTLSRFFNAFGASIFNLVFIVYASTLPQASFAVAMANIVMLLPTLFTVFVGVRADYTRDKVKWMVYSGLFQAVLFFLAALVVQQASLFAFSSLCLINVISDVISDFAGGLRMPLIKEKVAEDDLMEAYSFNQFITYISAIGGQAFGVWLLGLSVNNFSLVAGINACFFLVSAVILFLGKSKLSLSMSSADGEILKNEKLPIKEQFLTIYRNLRLVFLKGGQKNFGFMIFAVLLINALGGALGSIYNIFFLSHSLLDFSYTEALFISQFCALLAIIISSLTGNDYFGKQSLPRLMMWVTVGLSLVGLANVFNQVVLGLLFLCSTLYVSGKVQPKISAMLLKNLAPEVLARTSNFLGLLFTLSIPVGTACFSLVAVWNIQLTWMLFVGLSLLAILLTVINLKNDI from the coding sequence ATGAAACTATTGTTCAGAAATCAAGCTTATCGTCTCTTGACTTTGTCACGCTTCTTCAATGCTTTTGGTGCTTCAATTTTTAATCTGGTCTTTATCGTCTATGCATCGACCCTACCACAAGCCTCCTTTGCTGTTGCTATGGCGAATATTGTCATGCTTCTTCCGACTCTCTTTACAGTTTTTGTAGGGGTTCGGGCAGATTACACGAGGGACAAGGTCAAATGGATGGTCTATAGTGGTTTGTTTCAGGCGGTTCTATTTTTTCTAGCAGCCCTAGTTGTTCAGCAAGCTAGTCTCTTTGCCTTTTCTAGCCTGTGTTTAATCAATGTCATTAGTGATGTCATCAGTGATTTTGCAGGTGGCTTGCGCATGCCTCTCATTAAGGAAAAAGTAGCTGAAGACGATCTGATGGAGGCTTATTCTTTTAACCAGTTTATCACCTATATTTCAGCTATTGGTGGTCAAGCTTTTGGAGTCTGGCTCTTAGGTCTATCTGTCAACAATTTTTCCCTCGTTGCGGGAATCAATGCCTGTTTCTTCCTAGTATCAGCCGTCATCCTCTTTTTAGGAAAAAGCAAATTGAGCCTGTCAATGTCATCTGCTGATGGTGAAATTCTAAAAAATGAGAAGCTTCCGATCAAAGAGCAGTTCCTAACGATTTATCGAAATTTACGTCTCGTTTTTCTTAAAGGTGGACAGAAAAACTTTGGATTCATGATCTTTGCTGTCTTGCTTATCAATGCCTTGGGTGGCGCTTTAGGAAGCATCTATAACATCTTCTTTTTGAGCCATTCTCTTTTGGACTTTTCTTACACAGAGGCATTATTTATCAGTCAATTCTGTGCTTTGTTAGCAATCATCATCAGTAGCCTTACGGGCAATGATTATTTTGGGAAGCAGTCCTTGCCTAGATTGATGATGTGGGTGACCGTAGGACTCAGTCTAGTTGGTCTGGCTAATGTGTTCAATCAAGTCGTACTTGGTTTACTATTTCTCTGTTCAACTCTGTATGTGTCTGGTAAAGTTCAACCAAAGATTAGTGCCATGCTCCTGAAAAATCTAGCTCCAGAGGTTCTAGCTCGTACCAGTAATTTTTTAGGTTTATTGTTCACCTTATCCATACCTGTGGGAACAGCTTGTTTTTCACTTGTAGCCGTATGGAATATACAGTTGACTTGGATGCTATTTGTTGGTCTTTCCTTGCTAGCTATTCTTTTGACAGTTATTAATCTCAAAAATGATATCTAA
- a CDS encoding Rgg/GadR/MutR family transcriptional regulator: MEQIGKVFRQLRESRNISLRQATGGQFSPSMLSRFETGQSELSVEKFLFALGNISASVEEILFLARGFQYDTDSELRKEIIDVLDPKNIAPLEDLYRKEYQKHVHSQNKQKHILNAIMIKSYMKSMDDTVELTAEEGKVLHDYLFSTEIWGIYELNLFSVSSPFLSVSLFTRYVREMVRKSDFLMEMSGNRNLFHTILLNGFLASIECEEFTNASYFKRVIEEHFYNENETYFRIVYLWAEGLLDSKQGRVKEGQKKMEDAVRIFEMLGCNKSAEYYRNTTDC; the protein is encoded by the coding sequence ATGGAGCAGATTGGAAAAGTCTTTAGACAATTACGAGAGTCAAGAAATATCTCACTGAGACAAGCAACCGGGGGACAATTTTCGCCGTCTATGTTGTCCCGCTTTGAAACAGGTCAGAGTGAGCTTTCGGTGGAAAAGTTTCTATTTGCCTTGGGAAATATATCTGCCAGTGTAGAGGAAATTCTCTTTCTGGCGAGAGGTTTTCAGTATGATACAGATTCTGAGTTGAGAAAAGAAATCATAGATGTCTTGGATCCAAAGAATATAGCTCCTCTTGAGGACTTGTATCGCAAGGAGTATCAAAAGCATGTCCATTCTCAAAACAAACAGAAACATATTTTAAATGCCATTATGATTAAGTCTTATATGAAGAGCATGGATGATACGGTAGAGTTAACGGCAGAGGAAGGGAAAGTCCTTCATGATTATTTGTTTTCTACCGAGATTTGGGGAATCTATGAACTCAATTTATTTTCAGTCAGTTCTCCCTTTTTATCTGTTTCTCTTTTTACTAGATATGTACGAGAAATGGTACGCAAATCTGATTTTCTAATGGAAATGTCTGGCAATCGAAACCTTTTTCACACTATACTATTGAATGGCTTTTTAGCTAGCATTGAGTGTGAAGAATTTACCAATGCCTCTTATTTTAAACGTGTTATCGAAGAGCATTTCTACAATGAAAATGAAACCTATTTCCGAATTGTCTATTTGTGGGCAGAGGGTCTCCTTGATAGTAAACAAGGCAGAGTCAAGGAAGGTCAGAAAAAGATGGAGGATGCTGTCCGTATTTTTGAGATGCTTGGTTGTAATAAATCTGCCGAATACTATAGAAATACGACCGATTGTTGA
- the hisS gene encoding histidine--tRNA ligase, producing the protein MKLQKPKGTQDILPAESAKWQYVEGFAREIFKRYNYAEVRTPIFEHYEVISRSVGDTTDIVTKEMYDFYDKGDRHITLRPEGTAPVVRSYVENKLFAPEVQKPSKFYYMGPMFRYERPQAGRLRQFHQIGVECFGSSNPATDVETIAMAAHFLKEIGIQGVKLHLNTLGNPESRAAYRQALIDYLTPLKETLSKDSQRRLEENPLRVLDSKEKEDKVAVENAPSILDFLDEESQAHFDAVRQMLENLGVDYIIDTNMVRGLDYYNHTIFEFITEIEGNDLTVCAGGRYDGLVAYFGGPETAGFGFGLGVERLLLILEKQGVSLPIENALDVYIAVLGEGANVKALELVQALRQQGFKAERDYLNRKLKAQFKSADVFAAKTLITLGESEVESGQVTVKNNQTREEVQVSLETISQNFSEIFEKLGF; encoded by the coding sequence ATGAAATTACAAAAACCAAAAGGAACGCAGGATATCTTACCTGCTGAATCTGCCAAATGGCAGTACGTTGAGGGCTTTGCCCGTGAGATTTTCAAGCGCTATAACTATGCAGAAGTGCGCACGCCTATTTTTGAGCATTACGAGGTTATCAGCCGCTCTGTCGGAGATACAACGGATATCGTAACCAAGGAAATGTACGACTTCTATGACAAGGGAGACCGTCATATTACCCTCCGTCCAGAAGGAACTGCACCCGTTGTCCGTTCCTATGTGGAAAATAAACTTTTCGCCCCAGAAGTGCAAAAGCCAAGTAAGTTCTACTACATGGGCCCTATGTTCCGTTATGAGCGTCCACAGGCAGGTCGTTTGCGCCAATTCCACCAGATTGGTGTTGAGTGTTTTGGCTCTAGCAATCCAGCTACTGATGTGGAAACCATCGCTATGGCAGCTCACTTCCTGAAAGAAATCGGTATCCAAGGTGTCAAATTGCACCTTAACACTCTTGGAAATCCTGAGAGCCGTGCGGCCTACCGTCAAGCCTTGATTGACTATTTGACACCGCTCAAGGAGACCTTGTCTAAGGATAGCCAACGCCGTTTGGAGGAAAATCCTCTTCGTGTTTTGGATTCTAAGGAAAAAGAAGACAAGGTAGCAGTAGAGAATGCACCGTCTATCTTGGACTTTCTTGATGAAGAGAGCCAAGCTCATTTTGATGCTGTGCGTCAGATGTTGGAAAATCTTGGTGTAGACTACATCATCGATACCAATATGGTGCGTGGTTTGGACTACTACAACCACACGATTTTCGAGTTTATCACTGAGATTGAGGGCAATGACCTGACAGTCTGCGCGGGTGGTCGTTACGATGGCTTGGTTGCTTACTTTGGTGGCCCTGAAACTGCTGGATTTGGTTTTGGACTTGGTGTAGAGCGTCTGCTTCTCATTCTTGAAAAGCAAGGTGTGTCTCTCCCTATCGAAAACGCCCTAGATGTCTATATAGCAGTCTTGGGAGAAGGAGCAAATGTCAAGGCCTTGGAATTAGTACAGGCTCTTCGCCAACAAGGATTCAAAGCAGAGCGTGATTACCTCAACCGTAAACTCAAAGCTCAGTTCAAGTCAGCCGATGTCTTTGCAGCTAAGACCCTCATCACCCTAGGTGAGAGTGAAGTCGAAAGCGGACAAGTAACGGTCAAGAACAACCAAACCCGAGAAGAAGTGCAAGTGTCGCTTGAGACAATCAGCCAAAACTTCTCAGAAATCTTTGAAAAATTAGGCTTTTAA
- a CDS encoding helix-turn-helix transcriptional regulator, with product MQLKNRLKELRARDGLNQTDLAKLAGVSRQTISLLERDEYTPSIIIALKISQIFNETVESVFRLEEDE from the coding sequence ATGCAACTAAAAAATCGTCTAAAAGAGCTTCGGGCTCGCGATGGCCTCAATCAAACCGACCTAGCTAAACTGGCAGGGGTTTCCAGACAGACCATTAGCCTACTAGAACGGGATGAGTACACCCCATCCATTATCATTGCCCTGAAAATATCTCAGATTTTCAACGAAACAGTCGAATCAGTATTTCGCTTGGAGGAGGACGAGTGA
- a CDS encoding ABC transporter ATP-binding protein, which produces MIRVENVSKSFGSKKALHQISFEIKEGEIFGFLGPSGSGKTTMINVLTGQLAADQGKTVLLGKNSQDLTSNDLEQIGIVSDGSGFYEKMSLYKNLLIYAKLYGLKSDRVNQVLQQVGLADAKDIIAEKLSTGMKQRMFLARALLNAPKILFLDEPTSGLDPTTSKMIHTLLQELKQAGTTIFLTTHDMNEATLLCDRLSLLNKGNLIEYGSPQDIIQKYHVDKKVRVVYNDGREQIVPFEELPHLDTTDLMVVHSCEPTLEEIFIRLTGEKLDV; this is translated from the coding sequence ATGATTCGTGTTGAAAATGTAAGCAAAAGTTTTGGGAGCAAAAAAGCTCTTCATCAGATTTCTTTTGAGATTAAGGAGGGTGAAATCTTTGGTTTTCTTGGTCCTTCTGGCTCAGGTAAAACAACCATGATCAATGTCTTAACAGGACAGTTGGCTGCTGATCAAGGTAAAACAGTTTTGTTAGGCAAGAATTCTCAAGATTTAACCTCAAATGATTTGGAACAAATTGGTATTGTTAGTGATGGCAGTGGTTTTTATGAAAAGATGAGTCTTTATAAAAATCTTCTCATCTATGCTAAGTTATATGGTCTCAAGTCAGATAGAGTAAATCAGGTACTCCAACAGGTTGGATTGGCAGATGCTAAAGATATTATCGCAGAAAAACTATCTACAGGAATGAAACAACGAATGTTCTTGGCTCGTGCCCTTCTGAATGCACCTAAGATTCTCTTCCTAGATGAGCCAACCAGTGGCTTAGACCCTACAACATCTAAGATGATTCATACCCTACTTCAAGAATTAAAGCAGGCGGGGACAACTATCTTTCTGACCACGCATGATATGAATGAAGCAACTCTGCTTTGTGATCGCTTATCTCTTTTAAATAAGGGGAACTTAATAGAGTATGGAAGTCCGCAAGATATTATCCAGAAGTACCATGTGGATAAGAAAGTACGTGTGGTTTATAACGATGGACGAGAACAGATAGTTCCATTTGAAGAATTACCACATTTAGACACGACAGATTTGATGGTGGTTCACTCTTGTGAGCCAACACTAGAAGAAATCTTTATCAGATTGACAGGAGAAAAGTTAGATGTTTAG